From a region of the Teredinibacter turnerae genome:
- a CDS encoding response regulator yields the protein MQRVLIVDDSKTAQLRLKKMMTRYDLTVDVAFSAEEALGYLSYRMPAVIFMDHHMEGMDGFEALKIIKANPTTATVPVIMYTAQKGDVYVGQARALGALDILSKEVIKPSNLERVLASLKIYPIAHHEAVAIPVAAGAGVVTPLQPPGGVEENSDNEKPPHHPAASSATTDFEEMQLQVARLFELHIADVRQQISEHSRYVVRRLSNEIEKAAEKEPKIGDVPLSVINEEISADSRRANRLSSSLLIFILVAVGLLSFQLYETRTALNTLSDDYNLLVEGNRQSQALVSSMAEVVAQSNKELSKTSLNSGITAAISWALDTNLQFEFNQAPLNEELMMQISTLVYRLASVGFEGIVELNIHRGNFCLQQASNGEYQLASANTPADQCLLLADTTPDFPVSQYLSLPYMNFQDNAVPIKQGQIDLNVVSTGIGEPRVPYPENPHTVSAAEWNAIAAKNNRVTVDLSAL from the coding sequence ATGCAACGGGTGCTAATTGTAGACGACTCGAAAACCGCTCAGCTTCGGTTAAAGAAAATGATGACCCGCTACGACCTGACTGTAGATGTCGCATTTTCTGCCGAGGAAGCGCTCGGTTACCTTAGCTATCGCATGCCAGCGGTGATTTTTATGGATCACCACATGGAGGGAATGGACGGTTTTGAAGCGCTGAAAATTATTAAGGCGAACCCCACTACAGCAACCGTGCCGGTAATTATGTACACGGCACAAAAAGGTGACGTCTATGTGGGCCAAGCGCGCGCCTTAGGGGCGCTGGATATTCTATCCAAAGAAGTCATCAAACCTTCCAACCTTGAACGTGTATTGGCAAGCCTTAAAATTTATCCGATTGCACACCACGAAGCGGTTGCGATTCCCGTAGCCGCTGGCGCTGGCGTAGTAACGCCACTGCAACCGCCAGGCGGCGTGGAAGAAAATTCTGACAACGAAAAACCCCCACACCATCCTGCCGCCAGTTCTGCCACAACTGATTTCGAAGAAATGCAATTGCAGGTGGCACGGCTGTTTGAGCTACACATCGCCGATGTAAGGCAACAGATTTCAGAGCATTCGCGCTATGTCGTGCGAAGACTTAGCAACGAAATAGAGAAAGCGGCAGAGAAAGAACCTAAAATTGGCGATGTGCCACTATCGGTTATCAACGAAGAAATTTCTGCCGACAGCCGCCGCGCAAACCGACTTTCCAGCAGCCTGCTGATTTTTATTCTGGTTGCGGTAGGGCTGCTCAGTTTTCAACTGTACGAAACCCGCACGGCATTGAATACACTGTCTGATGATTACAACCTTCTGGTAGAAGGCAACCGCCAGAGCCAGGCGCTGGTCAGCTCGATGGCAGAAGTGGTTGCACAAAGCAACAAAGAACTCTCCAAAACCAGCCTGAACAGCGGCATTACTGCGGCAATCAGTTGGGCGTTGGATACCAACCTGCAATTTGAATTTAATCAAGCACCGCTAAACGAAGAGCTGATGATGCAAATCAGCACGCTGGTTTATCGTTTGGCCAGCGTCGGCTTCGAAGGCATAGTGGAACTGAATATTCATCGAGGTAATTTCTGCCTGCAGCAAGCGAGTAACGGCGAGTATCAACTTGCCTCTGCCAACACGCCAGCCGATCAATGTTTGCTACTGGCCGATACTACACCAGACTTTCCTGTGAGCCAGTACCTGAGCTTGCCTTACATGAACTTTCAGGACAATGCGGTTCCTATTAAGCAGGGCCAGATCGATTTGAATGTGGTAAGCACCGGTATTGGCGAGCCGCGCGTGCCCTACCCAGAAAACCCGCATACCGTTTCCGCTGCGGAATGGAACGCTATAGCAGCTAAAAATAATCGCGTCACGGTAGACCTGAGCGCGCTTTAG
- a CDS encoding ATP-grasp domain-containing protein, whose product MRVLFPYNPLNEKEADGPFNDEYLQLKEKGIACSLFDYDALAFDESRPKPRLDGGDTVLYRGWMLNPEAYEKLSVLVNKSGGKMLTNTDDFIKSHHLPKWYEKVYEFTPETIFIENEEDIVSVAEKSGWGKFFVKDFVKSNYSDRGSIANSPIEVEEIIGLIRQHRGEIEGGIALRRVEDLIGESEVRYFVFNGKPYSPNGVVPPLVCEIATRHKVPFYSVDVVQRTDGELRLVEIGDGQVSDRKNWEATVFCEALVENF is encoded by the coding sequence ATGAGAGTACTATTTCCATACAACCCATTAAACGAAAAAGAAGCTGATGGCCCATTTAACGACGAGTATCTACAACTCAAAGAAAAGGGGATCGCTTGTTCGCTGTTTGACTACGACGCATTAGCGTTTGATGAATCACGGCCAAAGCCTCGACTAGATGGAGGTGACACCGTTCTTTACCGAGGTTGGATGTTAAATCCAGAAGCGTATGAAAAGCTTTCAGTTCTCGTGAATAAGAGCGGTGGAAAAATGCTCACCAATACAGATGATTTTATAAAATCACATCATTTACCTAAGTGGTACGAGAAAGTGTACGAATTTACCCCTGAAACGATCTTCATAGAAAATGAAGAAGATATTGTTTCAGTAGCAGAAAAATCTGGGTGGGGTAAGTTCTTCGTTAAAGATTTTGTTAAATCGAATTATAGTGATAGAGGCTCTATAGCAAATTCTCCTATAGAAGTTGAGGAGATTATTGGCTTAATTAGACAACATCGTGGAGAAATCGAAGGTGGTATTGCACTGAGGAGAGTTGAAGATCTTATCGGTGAAAGCGAAGTTCGGTATTTTGTGTTCAATGGTAAGCCTTATTCTCCAAATGGAGTCGTCCCACCTCTTGTCTGCGAAATCGCTACCCGCCATAAAGTGCCATTTTACTCGGTAGATGTTGTTCAACGTACTGATGGTGAACTTCGACTAGTCGAAATTGGAGATGGTCAGGTTTCAGATAGAAAGAACTGGGAGGCTACTGTATTTTGTGAGGCATTAGTAGAAAATTTTTAA
- the ahpF gene encoding alkyl hydroperoxide reductase subunit F — translation MLDATLKSQLQTYLNNLQSPVELVSYADDSVKGQEVYALVKDIAELSDKVSHTEGSDSNERVPSMVVRSVKTGSEIRFAGVPMGHEFTSLVLALLHSGGHPIKLDTDIIEQVRALEGEFRFETYVSLSCQNCPDVVQALNMMAAINPQIHNVMIDGAVFKEEADARNILAVPVVYLNGEPFAQGRLTLKDILQKVDKNSGKREAEKISAKAPFEVLVVGGGPAGASAAIYAARKGIRTGIVAERFGGQVMDTMAIENFISVKATEGPKLVAGLEEHVREYDVDIMAGARVESVIPADVVGGYARVELSNGAHVMSRSVIVATGARWREMNVPGEKEYRGRGVAYCPHCDGPLFKGKRVAVVGGGNSGIEAAIDLAGIVEHVTVLEFGKQLRADEVLQRKARSLPNVEIITEAQTTEVVGNGERVTALTYTDRATDESHTLELAGVFVQIGLVPNAEFLQHTAQLTPRGELIVNERGEASEIGLFGCGDVTNSPYKQIIIAMGSGATAALSAFDYLIRTPQPFEEQQVA, via the coding sequence ATGTTGGACGCGACGCTTAAATCGCAATTACAAACTTATTTGAATAACTTGCAGTCACCTGTTGAGCTGGTGAGTTATGCCGACGATAGTGTGAAAGGCCAGGAAGTCTATGCGCTGGTAAAAGACATCGCCGAGCTGTCTGACAAGGTTTCCCACACCGAAGGCAGTGACAGCAACGAGCGAGTACCCTCAATGGTGGTGCGCTCGGTAAAAACCGGTTCTGAAATTCGGTTTGCTGGCGTGCCTATGGGGCACGAATTTACATCGCTGGTGCTGGCGCTGCTGCACAGTGGTGGGCATCCGATAAAACTGGATACCGATATTATTGAACAAGTACGTGCACTGGAAGGCGAGTTTCGCTTTGAAACTTACGTGTCGCTTTCGTGCCAGAACTGTCCGGATGTCGTGCAGGCGCTGAATATGATGGCGGCCATTAATCCACAAATTCACAACGTAATGATTGATGGTGCAGTATTTAAGGAAGAAGCGGACGCGCGCAATATTCTCGCGGTACCTGTGGTTTATTTAAATGGAGAGCCGTTTGCCCAGGGGCGACTGACACTGAAAGATATTTTGCAGAAAGTTGACAAAAATTCGGGCAAGCGCGAAGCAGAAAAAATTTCCGCGAAAGCACCGTTTGAGGTATTGGTGGTGGGCGGTGGCCCTGCTGGCGCCTCAGCGGCAATCTATGCTGCGCGAAAAGGCATTCGCACGGGCATAGTTGCAGAACGTTTTGGCGGTCAGGTCATGGACACCATGGCGATTGAGAACTTTATTTCGGTCAAAGCCACCGAAGGTCCGAAACTGGTCGCCGGTTTGGAAGAGCATGTGCGCGAATACGACGTGGATATTATGGCGGGTGCTCGCGTAGAGTCTGTAATTCCTGCCGACGTGGTGGGCGGATACGCCCGTGTCGAATTGAGCAACGGCGCTCATGTTATGAGTCGCTCGGTGATTGTGGCTACCGGGGCGCGTTGGCGAGAAATGAATGTGCCTGGCGAAAAAGAATATCGAGGTCGTGGCGTAGCCTACTGTCCGCACTGTGACGGGCCACTGTTTAAAGGCAAGCGCGTTGCCGTGGTCGGCGGAGGTAATTCCGGTATCGAAGCGGCGATTGATCTTGCGGGTATTGTTGAACACGTTACCGTTCTGGAATTTGGTAAACAGCTGCGCGCCGATGAAGTTCTGCAACGCAAAGCACGCTCTTTGCCCAATGTAGAAATTATTACCGAAGCGCAGACTACCGAAGTGGTGGGTAATGGCGAGCGAGTCACCGCGCTTACCTATACAGACCGCGCGACAGATGAGTCGCACACGCTTGAACTGGCCGGTGTATTTGTGCAAATAGGGTTAGTGCCCAACGCAGAGTTTTTGCAGCACACTGCACAGCTCACACCGCGTGGTGAGTTGATCGTTAATGAGCGTGGCGAAGCGTCTGAAATCGGTTTGTTTGGATGTGGCGATGTGACTAACAGCCCGTACAAGCAAATTATTATCGCGATGGGAAGCGGTGCAACCGCGGCACTTTCGGCATTCGATTATTTGATTCGCACCCCGCAACCGTTTGAAGAACAACAGGTGGCGTAA
- a CDS encoding methyl-accepting chemotaxis protein — protein sequence MFQTFNNISFAWRLRVPLGIVILVMLGIVVLSFHSVRKMSESNDRLVHAFLPASEYLLEADRDLYQALLAERTLVLSNPKMISSGELLGTINENLDQAKERVGKFQKAISVPEFDAEVEHFFELFNERRRTVDKIISLAATDLPAAEALSLGKGATDFDVMRDVIDKLTEQTHQRLVTEGEEIEAEQSSMSKTLVTFLVIALIVSIALWIYLPQVVVNRLNELLVRLRDMASGEGDLTARLDVKSQDEFGRLSLEFNKFVANLQHAIADVLAVGHELTSNSGVIEQASNSSSKTIEQQRQEISMAAAAVNEMGATTVEVARNTNDAADRARSARTCADEGQQVVGSLVKGIESLAQDMESSASAIQSLKEDTVNVGAVLEVIRGIAEQTNLLALNAAIEAARAGEQGRGFAVVADEVRTLAQRTQQSTQEIRDVIEQLQQGADAAVERMNFSRTRVESSVSQVQTAGNALDQISEVVQGIVDLAIQIAAAAEQQSTATEEINRNMHNITEQTDETAESARQAADCAQQARELALHLGQTLARFKV from the coding sequence ATGTTTCAAACTTTCAATAATATTAGCTTCGCATGGCGCCTTCGGGTGCCGCTGGGCATTGTGATTCTTGTGATGCTCGGCATTGTTGTATTGTCGTTCCACAGTGTACGCAAGATGTCTGAGTCAAATGACAGACTGGTGCATGCCTTTTTGCCCGCCTCGGAATACTTGCTGGAGGCAGATCGTGATCTTTACCAGGCGTTGCTGGCAGAGCGCACCTTAGTGCTGTCGAACCCCAAAATGATATCGTCTGGGGAGCTGTTGGGGACCATCAACGAAAACCTGGATCAGGCCAAGGAGCGTGTGGGTAAGTTTCAAAAGGCTATTTCTGTTCCCGAGTTCGACGCAGAGGTCGAGCATTTTTTCGAATTGTTTAACGAGCGCCGCCGTACTGTCGATAAAATAATTTCTCTGGCGGCTACCGATCTACCTGCTGCCGAAGCGCTCAGCCTTGGGAAAGGTGCGACTGATTTTGATGTTATGCGCGATGTGATTGACAAACTTACAGAGCAGACTCATCAGCGCTTAGTCACCGAAGGTGAGGAGATCGAGGCCGAGCAAAGTTCGATGTCGAAGACACTGGTGACGTTCTTGGTTATTGCTCTTATCGTATCTATCGCGCTTTGGATTTACCTGCCGCAAGTTGTTGTCAATCGGCTTAACGAGTTGTTAGTGCGGCTACGCGATATGGCGAGCGGCGAAGGCGATCTCACCGCACGGTTAGATGTGAAGAGCCAGGATGAATTTGGCCGTTTAAGCCTGGAGTTCAACAAATTTGTCGCTAATCTGCAGCATGCCATTGCAGACGTGCTGGCAGTAGGCCACGAACTTACCAGTAACTCGGGGGTGATCGAGCAGGCCAGTAATAGCTCTAGTAAAACCATAGAGCAACAACGTCAGGAAATATCCATGGCGGCTGCAGCAGTGAACGAGATGGGGGCGACAACGGTGGAGGTCGCGCGCAATACCAACGACGCTGCGGATCGCGCTCGCTCCGCGCGAACCTGTGCTGACGAAGGGCAACAGGTGGTAGGCTCTCTGGTGAAAGGCATTGAGAGCCTGGCGCAGGATATGGAATCATCGGCAAGTGCGATACAGTCCTTGAAAGAGGATACCGTGAATGTCGGTGCGGTGCTGGAGGTGATTCGCGGCATCGCCGAGCAAACTAACTTGCTGGCGTTAAATGCGGCTATTGAAGCCGCGCGTGCTGGCGAGCAGGGGCGCGGCTTCGCCGTAGTTGCGGACGAGGTACGCACGCTTGCGCAGCGTACTCAACAATCGACCCAGGAAATTCGCGACGTTATCGAACAGCTTCAGCAAGGGGCGGACGCGGCCGTTGAGCGGATGAATTTCAGCCGCACGCGAGTGGAATCCAGTGTGAGTCAGGTGCAGACTGCTGGCAACGCGCTGGACCAGATTTCCGAGGTTGTGCAGGGTATAGTCGATCTAGCTATTCAAATTGCGGCCGCAGCAGAACAGCAGTCCACTGCTACGGAAGAAATTAATCGCAATATGCACAACATTACCGAACAAACCGACGAAACGGCTGAAAGTGCGCGTCAAGCCGCTGATTGTGCGCAGCAGGCACGAGAGCTTGCGCTGCATCTGGGTCAAACGCTCGCCCGCTTCAAGGTATAA
- a CDS encoding DUF6161 domain-containing protein, whose product MNRKINIQLNDIANKSKKFEGLREFVEFLKSEGEFWRQKRESLDKNQSQIHSAFGVHSNFEQALKTIQTWDHQLEGWDESDFNQQVQTLHQNLQRQLSHSWLWSGHSFVEPFFQCQKQHSQDAATSFLAYVSKNQVSSLNSYQSFLGVLLGYEFENQNSDIPKRRNGEKFSLGHLRSQLEETTETLIGEVEEFKKEFNEWESETHQNWSNWLKNSDEEHKEQQNSHRDDFVAYMEDCKVRIADLENTYQEKLRLEKPAEYWKTAARKFGVQGGLWSLALLTALLLGVVYFYAFFKDWLEGKQLDIQLSTVQGVIIFGTILAVYAFMVKVLSRLTFSSFHLMRDAEEREQLTYLYLSLVNEKKIDEASRDIVLQALFSRAETGLLVAESGPTMPGAGEVLKAAAKL is encoded by the coding sequence TTGAATAGAAAAATAAACATCCAGCTTAATGATATAGCCAATAAGTCAAAAAAATTTGAAGGCCTAAGGGAGTTTGTAGAGTTTCTTAAATCTGAGGGTGAGTTTTGGAGGCAGAAGCGAGAATCCTTAGATAAGAATCAGAGCCAGATTCACTCAGCTTTTGGAGTACATTCCAACTTCGAACAAGCTCTCAAAACCATACAAACCTGGGATCATCAATTAGAAGGTTGGGATGAATCTGATTTCAATCAGCAGGTTCAAACTCTTCACCAAAATCTACAGCGGCAATTATCTCATAGTTGGCTGTGGAGTGGCCACTCGTTTGTAGAGCCATTTTTTCAGTGCCAGAAGCAACATAGTCAGGATGCGGCAACCTCTTTCTTAGCTTATGTTTCAAAGAATCAAGTCAGCAGCTTAAATTCCTATCAATCATTTTTAGGTGTGTTGCTCGGCTATGAGTTCGAAAATCAGAATTCCGACATCCCGAAAAGGAGAAATGGGGAAAAATTTTCATTAGGCCACCTTAGAAGTCAACTAGAAGAAACCACGGAAACCCTTATTGGGGAGGTTGAAGAGTTCAAAAAAGAATTCAACGAGTGGGAGTCTGAGACCCATCAAAATTGGTCTAATTGGCTTAAAAACTCAGATGAAGAGCATAAGGAGCAGCAAAATTCCCATAGAGATGATTTTGTGGCCTATATGGAAGACTGCAAAGTTCGTATAGCTGACTTGGAAAATACCTATCAAGAGAAACTGAGGCTGGAAAAACCTGCAGAGTATTGGAAAACTGCGGCTCGAAAGTTTGGTGTTCAGGGTGGGCTCTGGTCTCTAGCTTTACTCACTGCCTTGTTGTTAGGGGTAGTATATTTTTATGCTTTCTTTAAAGATTGGCTGGAGGGCAAACAGCTCGATATTCAGTTGAGTACTGTTCAAGGCGTTATTATATTTGGCACTATTTTAGCGGTATATGCGTTCATGGTTAAAGTGCTATCAAGGCTAACATTTAGCTCATTTCATCTAATGAGAGATGCAGAAGAAAGGGAGCAGCTTACATACCTATATCTATCTCTCGTTAACGAGAAAAAGATTGATGAAGCATCACGAGATATTGTTCTACAGGCTCTTTTCAGCAGAGCTGAGACAGGTTTGCTTGTGGCTGAATCTGGCCCGACTATGCCGGGTGCCGGTGAGGTCTTAAAGGCCGCTGCCAAACTTTAA
- a CDS encoding P-loop NTPase fold protein, whose amino-acid sequence MADNLSATPLEPVHYWIFQATPGRYDLHSELHEGAEVNWTVSRFISQYKTGDIVYVWQAGDGAGIYGYGRITGGTFVDDAGNSRVPVRYEQVFSQPLRREQLLANTGFRGLTILRNATGTNFRVTLDEVCLLNDLVAPLCKEPVPSPLATGVGEGEAVPVTSASYLLDYRFDKDGKSIVAMALGAVPQPENVLQASDLVQASFALLVFQRDRLSPAGKFVTFIELFPVEAIVSEWEASKHFSEFLSRSPGYELTLPKVATGALFELLGFARRLAVTTTGREQIGFRHVLGAMLFGNSIDLNRYVEEFISSIPTPYGDLHEPFLAVIATQYPEDNQDAWRELIQPNLQTDESPQDDFLPLLTRLDSDSADDAPEDLLDVDRDAIALAKVLCARDAAPPLAIGLFGDWGSGKTFFMRRLRMHVNTLTQTVVQEPAKETAFCGKVAQIWFNAWHYQEANLWASMVNHVFAGLKQELRRLNPDTAEKEFNALMARLDNDRVMEKELEHTAEQVRDLREESLRLDSDIAALQTATEQFADVARPEPVMAADTALVQLQKYKKDIADIFGKPELESQLEQLVKSGQGVQDWLAQFRRQSLRNRLHQWLRFFMANRLQLVLLLGLVLAGILGSWWMMSLNNMPMVGLISVLTLLSSAAFSRFCTRFGKILHLVARLKDDYEIAQSDAQRQLGKKRERAQKELQDLQLQKQQNLAALASARLRHDELNAHYGRAGEEAFASFVFSRAASADYQNELGILNTVRRDFSRLDELLREQQGTDLPKLNRIVLYIDDLDRCEPRLVVDVLQAIHLMLAFPLFMVVVGVDARWLGRALKQRYPFLHHESDADTGHIEAHQASTHDYLEKIFQIPFWLKPLDENATAGFLRGLLRDQVLKAPPPPTVDTGEVQESVGDEPSEESEDTEPGYVEQLTRQAAGASNSLRAQLLSSDALLLSEYELQFIAELGGLVGRSPRAVKRFVNLYRILKASHPDTRLASFSDEQGLCRVPLLLLAVLCGFPKGAADFFSLVSEGGGMPLGARMPVNDGHLEPRLAEVVSALLVGHPDITCEQAQAWLGPVARFGYREWLPQRSPDTL is encoded by the coding sequence ATGGCCGATAACCTGTCCGCAACCCCATTAGAGCCTGTGCACTATTGGATATTTCAGGCGACCCCCGGTCGCTACGATCTGCATAGCGAACTGCATGAGGGCGCGGAGGTTAACTGGACGGTATCACGGTTTATATCGCAGTATAAAACCGGTGATATCGTGTATGTGTGGCAGGCGGGCGACGGCGCTGGTATTTATGGTTATGGCAGAATTACCGGCGGAACCTTTGTCGATGATGCGGGCAACAGCCGGGTACCCGTACGTTATGAGCAGGTATTCTCCCAGCCACTGCGCCGCGAGCAGTTATTGGCGAATACGGGGTTTCGTGGCCTGACCATTTTGCGCAACGCCACCGGCACCAACTTTCGCGTGACACTCGACGAGGTGTGCCTGCTGAATGATTTGGTCGCCCCCCTCTGTAAAGAGCCGGTGCCGTCGCCGTTAGCGACCGGTGTTGGCGAGGGTGAAGCCGTACCGGTGACAAGTGCGAGCTATCTGTTGGATTATCGTTTTGATAAAGATGGCAAATCCATTGTTGCTATGGCGTTGGGTGCTGTACCTCAGCCCGAGAATGTTTTACAGGCTAGTGATTTAGTACAGGCTTCATTTGCGCTATTGGTATTTCAGCGTGACCGCCTCTCTCCTGCGGGCAAGTTTGTTACATTCATTGAGTTATTTCCTGTTGAAGCTATTGTTTCCGAATGGGAAGCAAGTAAGCATTTTTCTGAATTCTTGAGTCGATCGCCTGGTTACGAACTGACGCTGCCGAAAGTTGCCACTGGCGCTTTGTTTGAACTACTCGGTTTCGCCCGGAGACTAGCGGTTACGACGACTGGGCGTGAGCAAATTGGCTTTCGTCATGTGCTTGGGGCAATGTTGTTCGGTAATTCGATTGACCTCAATCGATACGTCGAAGAATTTATAAGCTCGATTCCAACGCCCTACGGTGACTTACACGAACCCTTCTTAGCCGTAATCGCCACCCAATACCCCGAAGACAACCAGGACGCCTGGCGCGAGCTGATCCAGCCCAATCTCCAAACGGATGAATCGCCGCAGGATGATTTCCTCCCCCTCTTGACCCGCCTGGATTCCGACTCCGCCGATGATGCGCCCGAAGATTTACTGGATGTCGACCGGGATGCGATTGCGCTCGCCAAAGTCCTTTGCGCGCGCGATGCGGCGCCACCACTGGCGATAGGTTTATTTGGCGATTGGGGCAGTGGTAAAACGTTTTTTATGCGGCGTTTGCGCATGCATGTTAATACGCTGACGCAAACGGTGGTTCAGGAACCGGCAAAGGAGACCGCCTTTTGCGGCAAGGTCGCGCAGATCTGGTTTAACGCTTGGCATTACCAGGAAGCCAATCTGTGGGCAAGCATGGTGAACCATGTTTTTGCGGGTCTAAAGCAGGAATTACGGCGACTCAACCCGGATACGGCGGAGAAGGAATTTAACGCGTTAATGGCGCGCCTGGACAACGACCGGGTGATGGAAAAAGAGTTGGAACACACCGCCGAGCAGGTGCGCGACCTCCGAGAGGAAAGTCTGCGCTTAGACAGCGACATAGCCGCATTGCAAACCGCGACCGAACAATTTGCCGATGTTGCCCGGCCAGAACCGGTGATGGCGGCGGATACGGCACTTGTGCAACTGCAAAAATATAAAAAGGATATCGCCGATATTTTTGGTAAGCCGGAACTGGAAAGCCAGCTGGAACAGTTGGTAAAAAGCGGGCAGGGAGTGCAGGACTGGCTGGCGCAATTTCGTCGGCAGTCATTGCGCAATCGCCTTCACCAATGGTTGCGGTTTTTCATGGCCAACCGGCTTCAGTTGGTGCTGTTACTCGGCCTGGTGCTCGCAGGCATCCTGGGTTCCTGGTGGATGATGTCACTGAACAACATGCCTATGGTGGGCCTGATCTCGGTATTAACGCTGTTGTCCAGCGCGGCGTTTTCACGTTTTTGTACCCGCTTTGGCAAAATTCTGCATCTGGTTGCGCGCCTGAAAGACGACTACGAGATTGCGCAAAGCGACGCTCAGCGGCAACTTGGGAAAAAACGCGAACGCGCCCAAAAAGAACTCCAGGATCTGCAACTGCAAAAACAGCAGAACCTGGCGGCGTTGGCGAGTGCGCGCCTGAGACACGATGAATTAAACGCGCACTACGGCCGCGCAGGGGAAGAAGCCTTTGCCAGTTTTGTTTTTTCGCGCGCGGCCAGTGCCGATTATCAAAACGAGCTGGGTATTTTGAATACGGTGCGCCGCGACTTTAGCCGGTTGGATGAATTACTGCGCGAGCAACAGGGTACCGATTTACCCAAGCTCAACCGTATTGTGCTTTATATCGACGATCTGGACCGCTGCGAGCCGCGGTTAGTGGTGGACGTATTACAAGCGATTCATCTGATGCTGGCGTTTCCGCTGTTTATGGTGGTAGTCGGTGTGGATGCGCGCTGGCTCGGGCGGGCGTTGAAGCAACGCTACCCGTTTTTACATCATGAAAGCGATGCCGACACAGGGCACATCGAAGCACACCAGGCGAGTACGCACGATTATCTCGAAAAAATCTTCCAAATTCCGTTTTGGCTGAAACCGCTGGACGAAAACGCAACTGCGGGGTTTCTGCGCGGGCTGCTGCGCGATCAGGTGTTGAAAGCACCACCGCCCCCCACGGTTGATACTGGAGAGGTTCAGGAGAGCGTAGGCGACGAGCCATCGGAGGAGTCGGAGGATACGGAGCCTGGCTATGTGGAACAGTTGACGCGGCAGGCGGCAGGTGCCTCTAACAGCTTACGTGCTCAGCTGCTCTCCAGCGATGCGCTCTTGTTGAGTGAGTACGAGCTGCAGTTTATCGCTGAGCTGGGTGGTTTGGTGGGGCGCTCGCCCCGTGCGGTTAAGCGTTTCGTTAACCTCTACCGCATTCTCAAAGCCAGCCACCCGGATACGCGTTTAGCGAGTTTTAGTGACGAGCAGGGCCTTTGTCGGGTACCGCTCTTGCTTCTCGCCGTGTTGTGCGGCTTCCCGAAGGGTGCTGCAGATTTTTTTAGCCTTGTCAGTGAGGGTGGCGGTATGCCGCTGGGGGCGAGGATGCCCGTGAACGATGGGCATCTCGAACCGCGACTGGCCGAGGTGGTGTCTGCGTTACTGGTAGGCCACCCGGACATCACCTGCGAACAGGCTCAGGCGTGGCTCGGCCCTGTGGCCCGTTTTGGTTACCGGGAGTGGTTGCCACAGCGGTCGCCAGACACTTTGTAG
- the ahpC gene encoding alkyl hydroperoxide reductase subunit C has translation MTQSIINTKILPFEATAYHRGEFVPVSDKDLAGKWAVVMFYPADFTFVCPTELGDMADHYAKLQEMGVEVYSVSTDTHFTHKAWHDSSETIGKIDFPMIGDPTGKISRNFGVMIEEDGLALRGTFVINPEGEIKVAEIHDLGIGRSAKELVRKIQAAQYVAEHDGEVCPAAWQPGEETLAPSLDLVGKI, from the coding sequence ATGACTCAATCAATTATCAATACCAAAATTCTTCCTTTTGAAGCGACTGCCTACCACCGCGGTGAATTTGTCCCCGTCAGTGACAAGGATCTGGCGGGTAAATGGGCCGTTGTGATGTTCTACCCGGCAGACTTCACTTTCGTTTGTCCTACGGAGCTGGGCGATATGGCGGACCACTATGCGAAGCTGCAGGAGATGGGCGTTGAAGTCTATTCGGTATCCACCGACACCCACTTCACCCACAAAGCCTGGCACGACAGTTCAGAAACCATTGGTAAGATCGATTTCCCGATGATCGGCGACCCCACTGGGAAAATCTCACGCAATTTTGGCGTGATGATCGAAGAGGATGGTCTGGCATTGCGCGGTACCTTCGTGATTAACCCAGAAGGCGAGATTAAAGTCGCAGAAATTCACGACTTGGGCATCGGTCGATCTGCAAAAGAGCTGGTACGCAAAATTCAAGCAGCTCAGTACGTGGCAGAACACGACGGCGAAGTTTGCCCAGCGGCCTGGCAGCCAGGCGAAGAAACACTGGCGCCTTCGCTGGACCTTGTCGGCAAAATTTAA